CGTTCACCTTTACTTGGGAAACGCTTTGTTATGTGTGCGACCTTGATTAAAGCAATGCAGCATCCAACGGCTGCTTTTGAGACGGAATTCACTCACGCTTCTGGGATTCACCCCGATTTATACGCCACGGCAGTCCGCGTCGTTGGCGATTTGGAAAGTCAGACCGCCGGGGAAGCCGAAGCCCCGATCCATGACGCACTCAACTGGCGTTACCGTCGCTTCGGCCTCAAGGCCAATCAAGCCATCGTCGCTGCCTTGCTGCTGAATGAAGATGGCTCCTGCTGGCAGGCGAAGTTATCGGATCCAAAACAGGATAAAAAGTCGGGCAAGCTGCGGAAATACGAAACCCCCGTTGGCAATGGCGCACGCGCCTTTCTGCCTCCGGTTCCGTTGCAACTGCGACAGGTCTATGGCTGGAACATACCCGCAGGGGGATCCTTCTGGGATTGGATCGCTGCCCATCCTGAAATCCCCATTGTCCTGACTGAAGGGGGCAAGAAAGCCCTCGCCGCACTGTCACAGGGCTATGTGACGATCGCGCTCTATGGGATTAACGCCGGCGTCAGCAAGTACGAGACGATCGCGGGTGAGCGGATCCGCAAGCTCCAGACAGAATTGATTCCTGACTTGCAACGCTTTGCCCTCCCCGATCGACGTTTCATCCTCGCCTTTGACCAAGATGTAAAGCCCAGAACCCGGCATAAGGTTGAAGCGGCCCTCGCGGATCTATCGTGGCACCTTGAGCGATCGGGGGCCACCGTCCACGTCGCGGCCTGGGATGGTCAAAACGGACGCTGCAAAGGTCTCGATGACCTGATCGTGAATGCGGGGGTGGAGGCTTGGGCATCCGCTTACGCGGCGGCGCTCCCGGCCCACGAATGGCGGATCGGGCGACAACTGGCAGCTCAGGTTAAACGGCAACCAGACTTACACATCAGCGATCGGGAATTTGCAGCCGTTGCCAACGATTTGCCCCGAGCTGGGGTTATCGCCCTCTATGGCGGCAAAGGAACAGGCAAATCCGAAGCGATCGCCCAGTTGTTGGAGGGGCGGCCTTGGCTCTCATTCACGCCACTGGTCAGTCTGGGGCGTGACCAAGCCGCATCTTGGGGTGGGGTGTTCATTAACGATGGTGACGCGATCGGCTCCCAACTGCTCAAGGAAGGGGCACCCGTGCAAGGGGCGTCTGTCTGTATCCCTTCTCTGCTCAAAGTCCAACGGATCGCGAGCGAGATTCTGATTCTCGACGAGCTGACGGCGACCCTGGAATTCTTGCTCAGTTCCAAACTGGCGAATAAGGATGGACTTCGCCCCTTACTCCTCGCTGAATTTATCCATCGAGTCCAGACCGCTGACCTAGTTATCCTGGCTGATGCGGATTTGTCCGAGGAAGCGATCCAATATATCGAAACGATTCGGGGGGAACGTGCCTACTTGGTTAGGAGCGATCGTAAAGCATTAACCTACGCCGCCACGATTCTCGACGCACCCTTGAACTCCGCGATCGCGACGCTGATGGAACGGGTTGCGGTACTGCCTGAAGAGCAACTGATTTACATCAACTCGGATAGCAAAGCCTTGGCCGATAGCCTCGCTCGAATGCTGGAAGCGCAGGGGGTCAAGAGCCTGCTGATTACCAGTGAGACTAGCGGCGGGGAGCTCGAATCCGACTTCCTCGCCGGCAAGGGCGCAAGTCTGCCAGTCTTACTGCCGATGGGAATCAGGGCAATTATCACCAGTCCCACCGTAACCCAAGGGTTCAGTATCAAATCCCACACTGAGCAGATTGATTCCGTCTGGGGCTTCTACAAAGGCGGCAGCATTACCGCCCATGCCATGGCCCAAGCCCTCGATCGGGTACGGTCAAATGATGTGCCCCGCTTTGTCCATGTCGCGAAAAAGGGTTCAGCCTATAGCAAGCTGAGTCAGGCCCAAACCGTCACGGCCTTCCTCAAGGAATTCAAGCAAATTAGCAAAGCAGCAGTACGATTGACGCGGCATAGTCTCGCGCCTGATGTCTTAACCAAGGCCGAAGGCATCGATTGGCAGTCGCAGAACTGCCAGATGTTGGCGGCGCTGGAGGTGCGGCGGAATCGCGGGATGGTAGCGTTGAAAGACACCTTAGTCGCATTGTTGCGGCAGGAAGGAAAACCCGTCACCATGCTCAAACCGAAAGTCACCCAGGCGGAAATCAAGGCCGCTGGGGAAGCCCTCAAAACCGCCCGCAACCAGGCAAAGCTACTCCATGCCAACGCGGTGGCTCAGGCCAGACCGATCGATGATGCCCAGGCCAAACAACTCTCCGAGAAAACGGAAGCCCTCACACCCGAAGAAACCCTTAGCCTGACTCGCTGGCAGTTGAGCAAGTTCTATCAGCTGGAGGATCTAACAGCGGCGGATGTGCTGTTCGATCGAGCGGGGCGCACCCAACAGCAATTTCTCACCCTGGAAGCGGCACTCTCCCATGCCACCGCGATCGCGCGTAGTGCCAAGACGATTACCCAAAATGTTGAGACGCCTCAGGATTGGAGTCGCTGTGCGGTGCGCCGCTGGTTACTGGAACAGGCGGGCATGACCACACTGATCGCCCGGATTATGGCGCGGGAAGTGGACGATCTGACCCCGGAACAGACCGAACCGATCGCGTTGTTCATTCGCCATCATGCCACGGAGTTTCGCATGGGGTTTGGTTTTAGCAAGCTCGATGCGATGTCGAATCAGCAGATTATTGGCATCTTGCTGGCGAGCTGTGGGATTAAGACCCGACGACACCGGCGACGGGGCACGTACAGCATTGACCAGGCGCATCTGGCCTTGTTGTTGGCGGTGCTGCAACGGCGTCAGCAAGCCGATCCACATCCCTTAAGCAAAGAGATGAATACCGAGGTCTGGATCAGTGCTGAAGCCCCAGAAACTGCCAGTGTTGCGACCGATTCGACCCAGACGATTGCAGTGGAGATCCCGCCATTAGAAGGCGAGTTAGTTGATTGGGGCCAAGAGAGGGTGAGTCGAACGGCTTGAACGGCTTGATTGGCCAAAATCCGTATTTTCAACGCCGCGCGATCGGAGGAGAATCAGGATGATGATTCGACTTCGCGTGTTTGGTGTGGTGTTTTTATGAAAACGGAATCGGCACAGTTATTGGTGATGCTGCGGACGGTGTTGCAGATGCGGGCATTGACGCGAGAGCATAAGCGAATGCTGGTGGATGTGTTGCGCCAGTCGTCTCAGGAGATTGTGCGGGAAGCGTGGGTGGCGCTGTCGCCGACACAGTGTGAACGACTCTGGGAAATTGCGCGATCGGTCAGATATTAGGTCGAGATCTAACCCTTACTTCTATGAAGGCAATCTCGCTAATTTCATGATGGGTGTTGTACAATCCGTTCCATGATCATTACTGTTGTAAGTTTCAAGGGCGGAGTTGGTAAAACCACAACTGCCGTGCATATTGCAGAGTCCCTCAGTCATCGGCGTGGTCGGCGTGTTGTTCTGGGTGATGGTGATTTGAATAGAACTGCATTGAATTGGTATCAGCGTGGTTTATCGAATGGTTTAGATGTTGGGTTTACAGTATTTGATGGGGATGAGGACCCGCCAGAGGATTACACTGATTTGGTGATTGATACCCCAGCACGGCCTGATGACGATGAGATTATTCGATTGGCTAATTTTTCTGATTTGATGCTGATTCCGACAAGTCCTGCACCGGGGGCGATCGAGGCCGCAATTGGGACACTGACTCGTTTATCTGGAATATCTCAGAGTCGTTATCGGGTACTGTTGACGCTAGTTCCCCCACGCCCGTCTCAACGTGGTTTGAAGGCTCAGGAAGCACTCAAGGAATCGGGCATCCCGACTTTCAAGGGGATGATTCAGAGGCGTGACGTATTTATGGATGCGGAACTAGAAGGTTTTCCTGTCGGCAGGATGAAGGGAACGGTTGCAAAATTAGGTGCGGCTGATTATGACAAAATTGGACGTGAAGTTTGGCAATTAACGAAAGAGAGGAGATAAGCGGTGAGCCTCAATAAATTGATTCAAACCGCTGAGAA
Above is a genomic segment from Synechococcales cyanobacterium T60_A2020_003 containing:
- a CDS encoding ParA family protein; translated protein: MIITVVSFKGGVGKTTTAVHIAESLSHRRGRRVVLGDGDLNRTALNWYQRGLSNGLDVGFTVFDGDEDPPEDYTDLVIDTPARPDDDEIIRLANFSDLMLIPTSPAPGAIEAAIGTLTRLSGISQSRYRVLLTLVPPRPSQRGLKAQEALKESGIPTFKGMIQRRDVFMDAELEGFPVGRMKGTVAKLGAADYDKIGREVWQLTKERR
- a CDS encoding DUF3854 domain-containing protein, producing the protein MCATLIKAMQHPTAAFETEFTHASGIHPDLYATAVRVVGDLESQTAGEAEAPIHDALNWRYRRFGLKANQAIVAALLLNEDGSCWQAKLSDPKQDKKSGKLRKYETPVGNGARAFLPPVPLQLRQVYGWNIPAGGSFWDWIAAHPEIPIVLTEGGKKALAALSQGYVTIALYGINAGVSKYETIAGERIRKLQTELIPDLQRFALPDRRFILAFDQDVKPRTRHKVEAALADLSWHLERSGATVHVAAWDGQNGRCKGLDDLIVNAGVEAWASAYAAALPAHEWRIGRQLAAQVKRQPDLHISDREFAAVANDLPRAGVIALYGGKGTGKSEAIAQLLEGRPWLSFTPLVSLGRDQAASWGGVFINDGDAIGSQLLKEGAPVQGASVCIPSLLKVQRIASEILILDELTATLEFLLSSKLANKDGLRPLLLAEFIHRVQTADLVILADADLSEEAIQYIETIRGERAYLVRSDRKALTYAATILDAPLNSAIATLMERVAVLPEEQLIYINSDSKALADSLARMLEAQGVKSLLITSETSGGELESDFLAGKGASLPVLLPMGIRAIITSPTVTQGFSIKSHTEQIDSVWGFYKGGSITAHAMAQALDRVRSNDVPRFVHVAKKGSAYSKLSQAQTVTAFLKEFKQISKAAVRLTRHSLAPDVLTKAEGIDWQSQNCQMLAALEVRRNRGMVALKDTLVALLRQEGKPVTMLKPKVTQAEIKAAGEALKTARNQAKLLHANAVAQARPIDDAQAKQLSEKTEALTPEETLSLTRWQLSKFYQLEDLTAADVLFDRAGRTQQQFLTLEAALSHATAIARSAKTITQNVETPQDWSRCAVRRWLLEQAGMTTLIARIMAREVDDLTPEQTEPIALFIRHHATEFRMGFGFSKLDAMSNQQIIGILLASCGIKTRRHRRRGTYSIDQAHLALLLAVLQRRQQADPHPLSKEMNTEVWISAEAPETASVATDSTQTIAVEIPPLEGELVDWGQERVSRTA